The following proteins are encoded in a genomic region of Buchnera aphidicola (Aphis nerii):
- the ftsH gene encoding ATP-dependent zinc metalloprotease FtsH, with the protein MVKNLIFWLVITVILMSVFQNFNNNDSNNHRVDYSTFLSEVNQDQIRDVYINGRMISVTKKDSNKYTTYIPMNDPKLLDNLITKNVKVIGEVPEEPSILFSIFISWFPMLLLIGVWIFFMRQMQMGGGKGAMSFGKSKARMLSEDEIKTTFDDVAGCDEAKEEVSELVEYLKEPSRFQKLGGKIPKGILMVGPPGTGKTLLAKAIAGEAKVPFFTISGSDFVEMFVGVGASRVRDMFEHSRKSAPCIIFIDEIDAVGRQRGAGLGGGHDEREQTLNQMLVEMDGFDGNEGVILIAATNRPDVLDPALLRPGRFDRQVIVALPDIRGREQILKVHMRKVPLSKDVDPIIIARGTPGFSGADLANLVNEAALFAARLNNRIVSMNEFEKAKDKIMMGSERKSMVMSDFQKESTAYHEAGHVIVGRLVPDHDPAHKVTIIPRGQALGITFFLPESDTFSISRQKLESQISTLYGGRLAEEIIYGSEKVSTGAFNDIKVATNLARNMVTQWGFSDKLGPLLYAEEEGEVFLGRTVAKAKHMSDETARIIDEEVKSLIEVNYNRARNILNQNIDILHAMKDALIKYETIDAFQINDLMERKEVRTPQGWAETNKN; encoded by the coding sequence ATGGTTAAAAACCTGATATTTTGGTTAGTAATTACAGTGATTTTAATGTCTGTTTTTCAAAACTTTAATAATAATGATTCAAATAATCATAGGGTAGATTATTCTACTTTTTTATCAGAAGTTAATCAAGATCAGATACGTGATGTATATATTAATGGTCGGATGATTAGTGTTACTAAAAAAGATAGCAATAAATATACTACCTATATACCTATGAATGATCCCAAGTTATTAGATAATCTTATAACAAAAAATGTCAAAGTTATAGGAGAAGTACCAGAAGAGCCGAGTATTTTATTTTCTATATTTATTTCTTGGTTTCCAATGTTATTACTCATTGGTGTTTGGATTTTTTTTATGAGACAGATGCAGATGGGTGGCGGAAAAGGAGCTATGTCTTTTGGTAAAAGTAAAGCTCGTATGTTGTCAGAAGATGAAATTAAAACTACTTTTGATGATGTTGCAGGATGTGATGAAGCTAAAGAAGAAGTAAGTGAATTAGTTGAATATTTGAAAGAACCGAGTAGATTTCAGAAATTAGGGGGTAAAATACCTAAGGGTATATTAATGGTAGGACCTCCTGGAACAGGAAAAACATTACTTGCAAAAGCTATTGCAGGAGAAGCAAAAGTTCCATTTTTTACAATTTCTGGTTCTGATTTTGTCGAAATGTTTGTTGGAGTCGGTGCATCTAGAGTAAGAGATATGTTTGAACATTCTAGAAAGTCTGCACCTTGTATTATATTTATCGACGAAATTGACGCAGTAGGTCGTCAAAGAGGTGCTGGATTAGGTGGTGGTCATGATGAAAGAGAACAAACCCTAAACCAAATGTTAGTAGAAATGGATGGATTTGATGGAAATGAAGGTGTTATTTTAATAGCTGCTACTAATAGACCTGATGTATTAGATCCAGCTTTACTAAGACCGGGTAGATTTGATCGTCAAGTAATTGTAGCACTTCCAGATATTCGAGGAAGAGAACAAATTTTAAAAGTTCATATGCGTAAAGTTCCATTATCTAAAGATGTTGATCCAATAATTATCGCCCGTGGAACGCCAGGTTTTTCAGGTGCAGATTTGGCTAATTTAGTAAATGAAGCAGCACTTTTTGCAGCTAGATTAAATAATCGTATAGTTTCTATGAACGAATTTGAGAAAGCAAAAGACAAAATCATGATGGGTTCAGAACGAAAATCAATGGTAATGAGTGACTTTCAAAAAGAATCTACTGCGTATCATGAAGCTGGTCATGTGATTGTTGGAAGATTAGTTCCAGATCATGATCCTGCTCATAAAGTGACGATTATTCCAAGAGGTCAAGCATTAGGTATTACTTTTTTTTTACCAGAGTCAGATACATTTAGTATTAGTAGGCAAAAATTAGAAAGTCAAATATCTACTTTATATGGTGGTCGTTTAGCAGAAGAAATTATTTATGGTTCTGAAAAAGTTTCCACTGGTGCTTTTAATGATATTAAAGTAGCTACAAATTTAGCTCGAAATATGGTGACTCAATGGGGTTTCTCAGATAAGTTAGGTCCTTTATTATATGCTGAAGAAGAAGGTGAAGTATTTTTAGGTCGAACAGTAGCTAAAGCGAAGCATATGTCTGATGAAACTGCTAGAATTATTGATGAAGAAGTAAAGTCACTTATAGAAGTGAATTATAATCGTGCTAGAAATATTTTAAATCAAAATATTGATATTTTACATGCTATGAAAGATGCTTTAATAAAATATGAAACAATTGATGCTTTTCAAATTAATGATTTAATGGAAAGAAAAGAAGTTAGAACTCCACAGGGATGGGCTGAAACTAATAAAAATTAA